The genomic region CTGATACGATCAATTCTTCCTTGGGATCGACAAATGACTTTGCGAGCAATTTTCGCCGCATGCGCTATTGCGGCGTCTGGGTCGCTCATGATGACAATCGACGCGCTTGGTCAGAAGCAATCGCTAAAGGATCAACTGGTTGGTACGTGGACGCTGCTCTCATGGGAGCAAAAGAAAGGTGACGGCGCCAAGGTCCAGCATTATGGGGCCGCTCCGAAGGGCGTCGCGTTCTTTGATGCGGGTGGGCGATACATCATCACAGTGATGCGCTCAGATCGAGCTAAATATGCAAGCAATACCCTGCGGCAAGGCACACCCGAGGAATACAAGGAAACCGCCGACGGCACGATAACTTACTTTGGAACGTATTCGGCAAACGAGGCAGATAGCAGCATCGCAATCCACGTGGAAGGCAGTTCTTTTCCAAACTGGAATGGCACCGAACAGAAGCGCTTTGTCGCGATTGCGGGTGACCAACTGACGCTGACCGTTCATCCCCCGGCAGGAGATATAGTTGAAGTGATTTGGAAACGAGCGAAGTGATCTGGCCGTCAAGCCTGCTTGTGGCCTAACGTCGAAGGTCCACTCGTCCGTGAGCACGCCAGCTCATTTGAGCAGGGCGGACGCCGCCCGGTTTGGCCGCCATGGGCGGCTCCTGGCCCAACCGAGACATGCGCGGTTCAAGATTGGTGCGGCGCAAATTGACCTTTGAACCCTATTTTCATGGTCGCAATTTCCTGATGTGATCTTCAATATTGCGAGCCATTTTGCTGCGACGCTTGCTCAGCGGCACCCATGATGTTGTGACTAGAACTATTAGACAGGAAGGACATCGCATGCCTTCACGCCGTCATTTCCTGACCGGCACTGTCGCGACCGGTGTCGCGCTGTCAATGCAGCATGCCGCGACAGCAGTCGCGCAGCAAAAACGAGTGATCGTCGATTCGCAGGTTCACCTGTGGCCGGCGAGCACCCCGGAAAGACCCTGGCTCCCCGGTGCCAAACCGCAGCTTCCGGAGCCCTTCACCATCGAGCGAATAATTCCCCTGATGGACGAGGCTGGCGTCGATCGCGTCGTCATCGTTCCGCCAGTGTCGCTCGAAGGCGAGCGCATCGACTATGCCCAAGAGGCGGTCAAACGATACCCGGGCCGCTTCGCCATCATGGCGCGTGTCGCTCTCGACAAGCCCGACCGCGCGGCACGGCTTGCGACCTGGCGCGACCAGCCCGGCGTGCTGGGCGTGAGGTTGAACTTCGGCCCCGGCGAAGCGGTGTGGCTGACCGACGGAACCGCGGACTGGTTCTGGCCGGCGGCGGAGAAGGCCGGCCTGCCTGTGATGTTTCTCACGTCGGGCCAGACATCGCTGTTCGCCCAGATCGCCGAACGACACCCGCAACTTACGCTCATCATCGACCACATGGGGGTCGGCGCGGGCCTGCGCCCGCGTCCTGGCTCATCGGAAAACAACGCGGTGCCGGAAGCTATCGTCCAGGCGGCGGCGCTCGCAAAATATGCGAATGTGTCGGTGAAGTTGACGTCGGTACCGCTGATTTCGACCGAGCCATATCCATTCCGTGACGTGACCCCGCATATCCACCGCCTGTTCGACGCCTACGGCCCGGAGCGCTGCCACTGGGGAACCGATGTCACCAATTCATTCGCCCGGGCCACCTACCGGCAGCGTGTGACGCAATTCACTGAGGAGCTTCCGTTCCTTACCGAAAGTGACAAGGACTGGATCATGGGT from Bradyrhizobium elkanii USDA 76 harbors:
- a CDS encoding lipocalin-like domain-containing protein, whose protein sequence is MMTIDALGQKQSLKDQLVGTWTLLSWEQKKGDGAKVQHYGAAPKGVAFFDAGGRYIITVMRSDRAKYASNTLRQGTPEEYKETADGTITYFGTYSANEADSSIAIHVEGSSFPNWNGTEQKRFVAIAGDQLTLTVHPPAGDIVEVIWKRAK
- a CDS encoding amidohydrolase family protein codes for the protein MQHAATAVAQQKRVIVDSQVHLWPASTPERPWLPGAKPQLPEPFTIERIIPLMDEAGVDRVVIVPPVSLEGERIDYAQEAVKRYPGRFAIMARVALDKPDRAARLATWRDQPGVLGVRLNFGPGEAVWLTDGTADWFWPAAEKAGLPVMFLTSGQTSLFAQIAERHPQLTLIIDHMGVGAGLRPRPGSSENNAVPEAIVQAAALAKYANVSVKLTSVPLISTEPYPFRDVTPHIHRLFDAYGPERCHWGTDVTNSFARATYRQRVTQFTEELPFLTESDKDWIMGRAILARLRWT